One region of Camelina sativa cultivar DH55 chromosome 6, Cs, whole genome shotgun sequence genomic DNA includes:
- the LOC104793677 gene encoding cytochrome P450 709B2-like isoform X2 produces MELLSTINLLALALVLLVVPKIYGVCWILFWRPLMLSRRFKKQGISGPKYRILHGNLREVRKMKKEAKLSVLDPNSNDIVPRVLPHLDQWISQYGETVLYWQGTAPRLCISDHELAKQILSNKFGFFAKSKTKPEILKLAGNGLIFVNDLVWVRHRRILNPAFSMDKIKIMNQLMVDCTLRMFEEWKKQRNGGESEQVIMMNREYKRLTADIIATAAFGSSYAEGIEVFRSQKKLQKCCAASLTDVYIPGVQCTFLRL; encoded by the exons ATGGAGCTCCTGAGCACGATCAATCTCTTAGCACTAGCTCTTGTACTCCTTGTAGTTCCGAAGATATATGGAGTTTGTTGGATCCTTTTTTGGCGGCCATTGATGCTATCAAGAAGATTCAAGAAGCAAGGAATCTCTGGTCCAAAATACAGGATCTTGCATGGGAACCTCCGCGAGGTTaggaaaatgaagaaagaagctAAGCTTTCGGTTCTTGATCCAAACTCCAACGATATCGTCCCTCGCGTTTTACCTCATCTTGATCAATGGATTTCTCAATACG GGGAGACGGTTCTCTACTGGCAAGGAACAGCGCCAAGGTTATGCATCTCAGATCATGAGCTAGCGAAACAAATCTTATCGAACAAATTTGGTTTCTTTGCTAAATCAAAGACAAAACCTGAGATCCTTAAACTTGCTGGTAATGGACTCATCTTCGTAAATGATCTTGTTTGGGTTCGTCATAGACGTATCTTAAACCCTGCGTTCTCCATGGACAAAATCAAg ATCATGAACCAACTGATGGTGGACTGCACTTTGAGGATGTTTGAGGAGtggaaaaaacagaggaatggTGGCGAATCCGAGCAAGTGATTATGATGAACAGAGAGTATAAGAGATTGACAGCTGATATTATAGCCACCGCTGCGTTTGGAAGCAGTTATGCGGAAGGAATTGAAGTGTTTAGATCACAAAAAAAGCTCCAAAAGTGTTGTGCTGCTTCTCTTACTGACGTCTACATCCCTGGAGTCCAGT GTACTTTCCTACGCCTTTGA
- the LOC104699486 gene encoding transcription factor PIL1-like yields MELVCENGKILAKTRRPKNNGSFQNQRTQSLLDLYETEYYDGFKKNIKSLGDTKVVPVSEPQPQQDKENDEQINNNNNKKKITSSKTESERNVSKSHKRVESSTLIDDSAKGPTYVEVITAPPDEQSAAVGRSTSSSKFSQGSSRDRSLSSLKRKHGDIEEEESTYLISNNSDDESDDEKTQVHMRTRKPVTKKRKRSTEVHRLSERKRRDEFNKKMRALQDLLPNCYKDDKASLLDEAIKYMRTLQLQVQMMSMGNGLIRPPTMLPMGHYSHFMGLVGMHMGAAAATPVPQFLPMNVHGNGFPGINNSSSQMLSFLNHPTGLIPNSPIFSPLENCSQQFVVPSCVPQTQATPLTQFPKSASTSNLEDAMQFRGSNGYYRSLN; encoded by the exons ATGGAGCTGGTGTGCGAAAATGGAAAGATTCTTGCGAAGACTCGAAGGCCCAAGAACAACGGTTCTTTTCAAAACCAACGTACGCAATCTCTCTTGGATTTGTATGAGACCGAGTACTATGACGGTTTCAAGAAAAACATCAAGAGTCTTGGAGACACAAAAGTCGTTCCTGTGAGCGAACCTCAGCCACAACAAGATAAAGAAAACGATGAACAaatcaataacaacaacaataagaagaagattacgtCCTCCAAAACCGAATCTGAGCGAAATGTCTCCAAAAGCCACAAACGAGTTGAATCATCAACATTAATTGATGATTCTGCTAAAGGTCCAACGTATGTTGAAGTTATTACAGCTCCTCCTGATGAGCAATCTGCAGCTGTTGGAAGATCCACGTCTTCATCGAAGTTTTCTCAAGGAAGTTCGAGAGATCGaagtctttcttctttaaagaggAAGCATGGagacattgaagaagaagaatcaaccTATTTAATTAGTAAT AACTCGGATGATGAATCAGATGATGAGAAGACACAAGTCCATATGAGAACAAGAAAGCCGGTAACTAAGAAGAGGAAACGAAGCACAGAAGTCCATAGGTTATCTGAAAGA AAGCGAAGAGATGAATTCAACAAGAAAATGCGTGCTTTGCAGGACCTACTACCTAACTGTTACAAG GACGATAAGGCATCATTGTTAGATGAGGCTATCAAATATATGAGGACCCTCCAACTTCAAGTTCAG ATGATGAGTATGGGAAATGGGTTGATACGGCCACCTACAATGTTGCCAATGggtcattattctcatttcatGGGTCTAGTAGGAATGCATATGGGCgcagcagcagcaacaccaGTACCGCAGTTTCTGCCCATGAATGTTCATGGAAACGGTTTTCCAGGGATTAACAATTCATCATCACAAATGCTAAGCTTTCTTAATCACCCCACAGGACTAATCCCAAACTCTCCCATCTTTTCTCCATTGGAAAACTGCTCTCAGCAATTTGTGGTGCCTTCGTGTGTTCCTCAGACTCAGGCTACTCCTTTGACTCAGTTCCCAAAGTCTGCGTCCACCTCAAACTTAGAAGATGCAATGCAATTTAGAGGAAGCAATGGTTATTACCGCTCCCTAAACTAA
- the LOC104793677 gene encoding cytochrome P450 709B2-like isoform X1, which produces MELLSTINLLALALVLLVVPKIYGVCWILFWRPLMLSRRFKKQGISGPKYRILHGNLREVRKMKKEAKLSVLDPNSNDIVPRVLPHLDQWISQYGETVLYWQGTAPRLCISDHELAKQILSNKFGFFAKSKTKPEILKLAGNGLIFVNDLVWVRHRRILNPAFSMDKIKIMNQLMVDCTLRMFEEWKKQRNGGESEQVIMMNREYKRLTADIIATAAFGSSYAEGIEVFRSQKKLQKCCAASLTDVYIPGVQCIHSHSSTLNVLSCFSDLKIGSLSCIPRYFPTPLNLRIWKLGRKVNNSIKRIIDARLKSESKNYGNDLLGIMLTAARSNESEKKISIDEIIEECKTFFFAGHETTANLLTWSTMLLSLHQDWQEKIREEVINECGKDKIPDAENCSKLKLVKIQIAKRVSCG; this is translated from the exons ATGGAGCTCCTGAGCACGATCAATCTCTTAGCACTAGCTCTTGTACTCCTTGTAGTTCCGAAGATATATGGAGTTTGTTGGATCCTTTTTTGGCGGCCATTGATGCTATCAAGAAGATTCAAGAAGCAAGGAATCTCTGGTCCAAAATACAGGATCTTGCATGGGAACCTCCGCGAGGTTaggaaaatgaagaaagaagctAAGCTTTCGGTTCTTGATCCAAACTCCAACGATATCGTCCCTCGCGTTTTACCTCATCTTGATCAATGGATTTCTCAATACG GGGAGACGGTTCTCTACTGGCAAGGAACAGCGCCAAGGTTATGCATCTCAGATCATGAGCTAGCGAAACAAATCTTATCGAACAAATTTGGTTTCTTTGCTAAATCAAAGACAAAACCTGAGATCCTTAAACTTGCTGGTAATGGACTCATCTTCGTAAATGATCTTGTTTGGGTTCGTCATAGACGTATCTTAAACCCTGCGTTCTCCATGGACAAAATCAAg ATCATGAACCAACTGATGGTGGACTGCACTTTGAGGATGTTTGAGGAGtggaaaaaacagaggaatggTGGCGAATCCGAGCAAGTGATTATGATGAACAGAGAGTATAAGAGATTGACAGCTGATATTATAGCCACCGCTGCGTTTGGAAGCAGTTATGCGGAAGGAATTGAAGTGTTTAGATCACAAAAAAAGCTCCAAAAGTGTTGTGCTGCTTCTCTTACTGACGTCTACATCCCTGGAGTCCAGTGTATACATAGTCATTCTTCTACTTTGAAcgttctttcttgttttagtgATTTGAAGATTGGTTCTTTGTCTTGTATCCCAAGGTACTTTCCTACGCCTTTGAATCTTCGAATATGGAAACTTGGTAGGAAAGTGAACAACTCGATTAAAAGAATCATAGATGCGAGGCTAAAATCGGAATCCAAGAACTACGGAAACGATCTTCTAGGAATCATGTTAACAGCTGCAAGATCTAACGAGTCTGAGAAAAAGATAAGCATCGATGAGATCATAGAAGAATGCAAGACGTTCTTCTTCGCAGGACACGAAACTACTGCGAATCTATTGACATGGAGTACGATGTTGCTTAGCTTGCACCAAGATTGGCAAGAGAAGATCAGGGAAGAGGTTATTAACGAATGCGGTAAAGACAAAATCCCAGATGCAGAGAACTGTTCCAAACTCAAACTGGTAAAAATACAGATTGCAAAAAGAGTTTCTTGCGGCTAA